The following coding sequences lie in one Oncorhynchus kisutch isolate 150728-3 unplaced genomic scaffold, Okis_V2 scaffold3257, whole genome shotgun sequence genomic window:
- the LOC116371460 gene encoding pentraxin-4, with the protein MKGEESQIQNLLQLPVRHKIPLQHIPRREATICNVDSMLLFPSASSENYVTFSRSFPALPELSVCLWLRVDVGYVGTLLSYATEDNDNKLVLYGRNSSSSSSSTPSRATLDFVVGDPAYRELPVDSVLDGCWHHLCVLWSSIQGRFWHYTDRRLTSAGSRFRKGYEVPGGGIVVLGAEQDSQGGGFDPTEGFVGRLAGFTVWDRVLSPGEVTGVAMGRGVPRGVVLELGDVDGVHGEVQQVACECLEHCS; encoded by the exons atgaaaggagaggaaTCACAAATCCAGAACCTTCTCCAGCTTCCAGTGAGACACAAGATCCCTCTGCAGCACATCCCCAGGAGAGAAGCCACCA TCTGTAATGTGGACTCCATGCTCCTGTTCCCGTCAGCTTCCTCTGAGAACTACGTCACCTTCTCCCGGAGCTTCCCTGCTCTTCCAGAACTCTCCGTGTGCCTGTGGCTCCGCGTCGACGTCGGGTACGTAGGAACGCTCCTCTCTTACGCCACGGAAGACAACGACAACAAACTAGTCCTATACGGAcgcaactcctcctcctcctcttcctccacccccagCCGAGCAACCCTGGACTTCGTGGTGGGAGACCCTGCGTACCGTGAGCTCCCTGTGGACTCTGTGCTGGATGGGTGCTGGCACCACCTCTGTGTCCTCTGGTCCTCGATCCAGGGACGATTCTGGCACTACACCGACCGGCGCCTGACCTCCGCAGGGTCACGGTTCAGGAAGGGTTATGAGGTGCCGGGAGGGGGGATAGTGGTGCTGGGAGCAGAGCAGGACAGCCAGGGGGGAGGGTTTGATCCCACCGAGGGGTTTGTGGGGCGCCTGGCGGGGTTCACCGTGTGGGACAGGGTGTTGAGTCCTGGGGAGGTGACAGGGGTGGCTATGGGGAGGGGGGTACCCCGGGGGGTGGTGCTCGAGTTGGGGGACGTTGACGGAGTTCATGGAGAGGTGCAGCAGGTAGCCTGCGAGTGCCTGGAACACTGCAGCTGA